Proteins encoded within one genomic window of Amycolatopsis sp. 2-15:
- a CDS encoding MFS transporter: protein MPVLPYLLALAVFAQGTSEFMVSGLVPEVARDLGVSPATAGSLTAVFAVGMVVGAPVLAVAGRGWPRRGVLLGYLGVFIAVHVAGALAPGFGILLGTRLVAALATAGLLAVALTAAADAAPGGEGRATAVVLAGTTLACIAGVPAGAVLGQVWGWRSAFWAVALVSVPAFAAIARWAPTTETANTPVRAEFAVLKRPRVLAALGRGALVNGATFAVFTYLAPIANSESRLPVLLALFGIGACAGVALAGRRPATRKTQVALAVGWLALVLGTGNATVLLVLVPLQALLSFAVGSTAVAQVLRAAPDAPALRGAFATAALNVGAAAGPGLAAALIGTGYRAPVWLAAVLATAALAIREQCS from the coding sequence TTGCCTGTTTTGCCGTATCTGCTCGCCCTGGCCGTGTTCGCCCAGGGGACGTCGGAGTTCATGGTGTCGGGCCTGGTGCCCGAGGTGGCGCGGGACCTGGGGGTTTCGCCGGCGACGGCGGGGTCGCTGACGGCGGTGTTCGCCGTGGGGATGGTGGTCGGGGCGCCGGTGCTGGCGGTCGCGGGGCGGGGGTGGCCGCGGCGGGGCGTGTTGCTGGGGTACCTCGGGGTGTTCATCGCGGTGCACGTGGCGGGGGCGCTGGCGCCCGGGTTCGGGATCCTGCTCGGCACGCGGCTGGTGGCCGCGCTGGCGACGGCCGGCCTTCTCGCTGTCGCGCTGACCGCGGCGGCCGATGCCGCGCCCGGAGGCGAGGGGCGGGCGACCGCCGTGGTGCTGGCCGGGACGACGCTGGCGTGCATCGCCGGGGTGCCGGCGGGCGCCGTGCTCGGGCAGGTGTGGGGGTGGCGCTCGGCGTTCTGGGCGGTCGCTCTGGTGTCCGTGCCCGCGTTCGCCGCCATCGCGCGGTGGGCGCCCACGACGGAAACCGCGAACACGCCGGTCCGAGCCGAGTTCGCGGTGCTGAAGCGGCCGCGGGTGCTGGCCGCGCTCGGCCGGGGCGCGCTCGTGAACGGCGCCACCTTCGCCGTCTTCACCTACCTCGCCCCGATCGCGAACTCGGAAAGCCGGCTTCCGGTCCTCCTCGCGTTGTTCGGCATCGGGGCCTGCGCCGGAGTCGCGCTCGCCGGCCGGCGTCCGGCCACGCGAAAGACGCAAGTGGCGCTCGCCGTCGGCTGGCTGGCCCTCGTGCTCGGCACGGGGAACGCGACCGTGCTGCTCGTCCTCGTGCCGCTGCAAGCGCTGCTGTCGTTCGCCGTCGGGTCGACCGCTGTCGCTCAGGTGCTGCGCGCCGCCCCGGACGCGCCGGCGCTCAGGGGCGCGTTCGCCACCGCCGCGCTCAACGTCGGCGCCGCCGCCGGGCCGGGGCTCGCCGCCGCCCTCATCGGCACCGGTTACCGCGCGCCGGTGTGGCTCGCCGCCGTGCTGGCGACCGCCGCGCTGGCTATCCGAGAGCAGTGCTCTTGA
- a CDS encoding nuclear transport factor 2 family protein — MTVEHLEDFAALDPFFGVIEEGLAGHAEGEHFFDLLAEDLVTEFVVTVPGYPKRVDGREALAELYRGYGDAIVLEGAGDLAVHHDREKSVVTLEYSVRGRIVKTGRPYENRFVSIVTLANGKVVHWRDYLDSLAVIQALGEAVPVSGS; from the coding sequence ATGACCGTGGAACACCTCGAAGACTTCGCCGCCCTCGACCCGTTTTTCGGTGTCATCGAGGAAGGCCTCGCGGGCCACGCCGAAGGCGAGCACTTCTTCGACCTGCTCGCCGAAGACCTCGTCACCGAGTTCGTCGTCACCGTGCCCGGCTATCCGAAACGGGTCGACGGCCGCGAAGCGCTGGCCGAGCTCTACCGTGGCTACGGCGACGCCATCGTGCTCGAAGGGGCCGGCGACCTGGCGGTGCACCACGACCGCGAGAAGTCCGTCGTCACGCTCGAATACTCGGTGCGCGGCCGGATCGTCAAAACCGGCCGGCCTTACGAGAACCGCTTCGTCTCCATCGTCACCCTCGCGAACGGCAAGGTCGTGCACTGGCGCGACTACCTCGACTCGCTCGCGGTGATCCAGGCGCTGGGCGAAGCGGTTCCCGTAAGCGGAAGCTAG
- a CDS encoding ABC transporter permease encodes MTDPAAPIPVASPATPPRSAVRATLRAFLENRLAVAGLVLIVLFVLFCFFGPLVYHTEQIATNLAGANQPPGAGHPLGTDDVGYDELGRLMVGGQSSLEIGVAAAVLATVFGTFWGAIAGYVGGFVDAVMMRIVDTLLAIPTLFLLLILAAIFTPTLGLLILVVSFGAWLSPARLVRGETLSLRTREYVQAVRMMGGGGKRVVLRHIMPNAIGTIVVNATFQVADAILLVAALSYLGLGIAPPHADWGNMLSNGTEFVQNGYWWMILPPGIAIMLVVVAFNLLGDALRDALEVRLRRR; translated from the coding sequence ATGACCGACCCAGCGGCCCCGATTCCGGTGGCTTCGCCCGCGACACCCCCGCGCTCCGCGGTGCGGGCGACCCTGCGGGCCTTCCTGGAGAACCGCCTCGCGGTCGCGGGACTCGTGCTCATCGTCTTGTTCGTGCTGTTCTGCTTCTTCGGCCCGCTCGTCTACCACACCGAGCAGATCGCGACGAACCTCGCGGGCGCCAACCAGCCGCCGGGCGCCGGCCACCCGCTGGGCACCGACGACGTGGGCTACGACGAGCTGGGCCGGCTCATGGTCGGCGGCCAGTCGTCGCTCGAGATCGGGGTGGCCGCGGCGGTGCTGGCGACCGTGTTCGGCACGTTCTGGGGCGCCATCGCGGGCTACGTGGGCGGGTTCGTCGACGCGGTGATGATGCGGATCGTCGACACGCTGCTGGCCATCCCCACGCTGTTCCTGCTGCTGATCCTGGCCGCGATCTTCACACCGACGCTGGGGCTGCTGATCCTGGTGGTGTCGTTCGGCGCGTGGCTGAGCCCCGCCCGGCTCGTGCGCGGCGAAACGCTCTCGCTGCGCACCCGCGAGTACGTGCAAGCCGTGCGGATGATGGGTGGCGGTGGGAAACGCGTGGTGCTGCGCCACATCATGCCCAACGCGATCGGCACCATCGTGGTCAACGCGACCTTCCAGGTGGCCGACGCGATCCTGCTCGTGGCCGCGCTGAGCTACCTGGGCCTCGGCATCGCGCCGCCGCACGCCGACTGGGGCAACATGCTGTCCAACGGCACCGAGTTCGTGCAGAACGGCTACTGGTGGATGATCCTGCCGCCCGGCATCGCGATCATGCTCGTGGTCGTGGCGTTCAACCTGCTCGGCGACGCCCTGCGCGACGCGCTCGAAGTGCGGCTGCGGAGGCGCTGA
- a CDS encoding LLM class flavin-dependent oxidoreductase, producing MTVKVDIRVPVGRPLPELTKFIVSCEEAGFNGVGVHDHHHSGRDVYSALTLAAAATSKLQLYPATTNTVTRHPLVLAAIANSLAEIGPGRVLLTLAPGFLSVEKAGRPQGRREQLGEAVTAIRQLVAGETATVDGHEIKMNNVAKPAPGIFVLAAGPKMLELAGEVADGVVMLAGLHPDSIEAARSHVRAGALRAGRAPESVQEILIVPTAIEPFDTAREWVRRYFRPDKPFLNYPSTANLRWLRAAGLDIPEDHDPTAFTAAQAKEISEAFGLFGPAEYCAERLLQAREESGVEHVFFFPSHTAESGYDLPEADVAAFADVIGPRLAAG from the coding sequence ATGACCGTGAAGGTCGACATCCGGGTTCCCGTCGGCCGCCCGCTGCCCGAGCTGACGAAGTTCATCGTGTCGTGTGAAGAGGCCGGGTTCAACGGCGTCGGCGTGCACGATCACCACCACTCGGGCCGCGACGTCTACTCCGCCCTGACGCTGGCCGCGGCGGCGACGTCGAAGCTGCAGCTGTACCCGGCCACCACCAATACGGTGACGCGCCACCCGCTCGTGCTCGCCGCGATCGCGAACTCGCTCGCCGAGATCGGCCCCGGTCGCGTGCTGCTCACGCTCGCGCCGGGGTTCCTCTCCGTCGAGAAGGCCGGCCGGCCGCAAGGGCGGCGCGAGCAGCTCGGCGAGGCGGTCACCGCCATCCGCCAGCTCGTGGCCGGCGAAACGGCCACTGTGGACGGTCACGAGATCAAGATGAACAACGTGGCCAAGCCCGCGCCTGGGATCTTCGTGCTCGCCGCCGGGCCGAAGATGCTGGAGCTGGCCGGCGAGGTCGCCGACGGCGTGGTGATGCTCGCGGGCCTGCACCCGGACAGCATCGAAGCGGCGCGCTCGCACGTGCGCGCGGGCGCCCTGCGCGCCGGCCGCGCGCCGGAGTCGGTGCAGGAGATCCTCATCGTGCCCACCGCGATCGAGCCGTTCGACACCGCGCGCGAGTGGGTGCGGCGCTACTTCCGGCCGGACAAGCCGTTCCTCAACTACCCGAGCACCGCCAACCTGCGCTGGCTGCGCGCGGCCGGCCTCGACATCCCCGAGGACCACGACCCGACCGCGTTCACCGCCGCGCAGGCCAAGGAGATCAGCGAGGCGTTCGGGCTGTTCGGGCCCGCGGAGTACTGCGCGGAGCGGCTCCTGCAGGCACGCGAGGAATCGGGGGTGGAGCACGTGTTCTTCTTCCCTTCGCACACGGCCGAAAGCGGCTACGACCTGCCGGAGGCTGACGTCGCCGCGTTCGCCGACGTCATCGGCCCCCGACTGGCCGCGGGCTAG
- a CDS encoding ABC transporter ATP-binding protein translates to MNPVLRLEDLHTTIDVRDGVVHPVDGVTLDVGRGELLGLVGESGCGKTMTALSILRLLPSGGRIASGRILLGDDDIAAMTPAELREVRGKRIGTVFQDPMTSLNPSLPIGRQVSEPLELHSTLSRRELHERAVAMLELVGLPDARKRAEDYPHQLSGGMRQRVMIARALVCEPELLIADEPTTALDVTVQHQILELIDDLRRRLGMAVILVTHDLGVVAGRADRVAVMYAGKIAELTDTRRLFGNPRHPYTEALFEALPENSAESGEKLYSIPGLPPDLREPPAGCRFAPRCRYASEECVEKEPDLRADVAGHEYACFHPVGSAGVDEPSAVVRVHERAGAPASEPAAGAPLLEVENLVKDFPVTKGAVLRRRTGTVSAVAGVSFSVAAGETFGLVGESGCGKTTVGRAVVGLDEPTSGHIRINGTELTSLHGAELRQRHRDTHLVFQDPYASLDPRMRVGAILAEPLEIHGVGSRAQRSARVRELLGEVGLPADAAQRYPHEFSGGQRQRVGLARALALAPKLIVADEPVSALDVSVQAQILNLMNDLRERHGLTYVFISHDLSVVRYLAQRIGVMYLGKLVETGPAAEVHGNPRHPYTRGLIDTVPVADPWAARQSGGVSGELPSAISPPSGCRFRTRCPFAQEICAAEEPVLRPFGAGHEAACHFPLDAAREHDATKVYQGENG, encoded by the coding sequence ATGAACCCCGTCCTGCGCCTGGAAGACCTGCACACCACCATCGACGTCCGTGACGGCGTCGTCCACCCCGTCGACGGCGTGACGCTGGACGTCGGCCGCGGCGAGCTGCTCGGACTCGTGGGTGAGTCCGGCTGCGGCAAGACGATGACCGCCCTGTCGATCCTGCGGCTGCTCCCGTCCGGCGGGCGCATCGCGTCGGGCCGGATCCTGCTCGGCGACGACGACATCGCGGCCATGACCCCCGCCGAGCTGCGGGAGGTCCGCGGCAAGCGCATCGGCACGGTGTTCCAGGACCCGATGACCTCGCTGAACCCGTCGCTGCCCATCGGGCGCCAGGTGAGCGAACCACTGGAGCTGCACTCGACGCTTTCCCGGCGCGAGCTGCACGAGCGCGCCGTCGCGATGCTCGAGCTGGTGGGGCTGCCGGACGCGCGCAAGCGGGCCGAGGACTACCCGCACCAGCTCTCGGGCGGTATGCGCCAGCGTGTGATGATCGCCCGCGCGCTCGTGTGCGAGCCGGAGCTGCTCATCGCCGACGAGCCGACGACCGCGCTCGACGTGACCGTGCAGCACCAGATCCTGGAGCTGATCGACGATCTGCGCCGGCGCCTCGGCATGGCCGTGATCCTCGTGACACACGACCTCGGCGTGGTCGCGGGCCGCGCCGATCGCGTCGCGGTGATGTACGCGGGGAAGATCGCCGAGCTCACGGACACGCGCCGGCTGTTCGGCAACCCGCGCCACCCGTACACCGAGGCGTTGTTCGAGGCGCTGCCGGAGAACTCGGCGGAGTCGGGGGAGAAGCTCTACAGCATCCCCGGCCTGCCGCCGGACCTGCGCGAGCCACCGGCCGGCTGCCGCTTCGCGCCGCGCTGCCGGTACGCGAGCGAAGAGTGTGTCGAGAAGGAGCCGGACCTGCGCGCCGACGTGGCCGGGCACGAGTACGCGTGTTTCCACCCGGTCGGATCGGCCGGGGTCGACGAGCCCTCGGCCGTGGTCCGCGTGCACGAGCGGGCGGGCGCGCCGGCCTCGGAGCCCGCGGCAGGTGCGCCGCTCCTGGAAGTCGAGAACCTGGTGAAGGACTTCCCCGTCACCAAGGGCGCGGTGCTGCGGCGGCGTACGGGCACGGTGTCCGCCGTCGCCGGGGTGAGCTTCTCCGTGGCGGCAGGGGAGACCTTCGGGCTCGTCGGGGAGTCGGGCTGCGGCAAGACGACCGTGGGCCGGGCTGTGGTCGGGCTCGACGAACCGACGTCGGGCCACATCCGGATCAACGGCACGGAGCTGACTTCCTTGCACGGCGCCGAGTTGCGGCAGCGCCACCGCGACACGCACCTGGTGTTCCAGGACCCGTACGCCTCGCTCGACCCGCGCATGCGCGTCGGCGCGATCCTGGCCGAGCCGCTGGAGATCCACGGCGTCGGCAGCCGGGCGCAGCGCAGCGCGCGCGTCCGCGAGCTGCTGGGCGAGGTGGGCCTGCCCGCCGACGCCGCGCAGCGGTACCCGCACGAGTTCTCCGGCGGGCAGCGCCAGCGTGTCGGGCTCGCGCGGGCCCTGGCGCTGGCGCCGAAGCTGATCGTGGCCGACGAGCCGGTGTCGGCGCTGGACGTGTCCGTTCAGGCGCAGATCCTGAACCTGATGAACGACCTGCGCGAGCGCCACGGGCTCACGTACGTGTTCATCTCCCACGACCTGTCCGTGGTGCGGTACCTGGCGCAGCGCATCGGCGTGATGTATCTCGGCAAGCTCGTGGAGACCGGTCCGGCCGCCGAGGTGCACGGTAACCCGCGGCACCCGTACACGCGCGGGCTGATCGACACGGTCCCGGTCGCGGATCCGTGGGCGGCTCGGCAGAGCGGCGGTGTCTCGGGTGAGCTGCCGTCGGCGATCTCGCCGCCGTCGGGCTGCCGCTTCCGCACGCGTTGCCCGTTCGCGCAGGAGATCTGCGCCGCCGAGGAGCCCGTGCTGCGGCCCTTCGGCGCCGGGCACGAGGCGGCCTGCCACTTCCCGCTCGACGCCGCTCGTGAGCACGACGCGACGAAGGTCTACCAAGGAGAAAACGGATGA
- a CDS encoding DUF664 domain-containing protein, whose amino-acid sequence MITTDGYLYLVDRALDGMAATLTELGDELVNVRPEAAGTNSPYAIVTHCLGVMAFWGGQVVAGRDVARDRAAEFEAAGPVAPLLERMRAVRERFGADVAGCTAAAPPKGEVPPKYRDTPIGAAQGVALLHVYEELAQHRGHLDLTRDVLLGPGGKTG is encoded by the coding sequence GTGATCACCACGGACGGATACCTGTACCTCGTCGACCGCGCGCTCGACGGGATGGCGGCCACGCTCACCGAGCTCGGCGACGAGCTCGTGAACGTGCGCCCCGAGGCGGCCGGGACGAACTCGCCGTACGCGATCGTCACGCACTGTCTCGGGGTGATGGCGTTCTGGGGCGGCCAGGTCGTCGCGGGCCGCGACGTGGCGCGCGACCGGGCCGCGGAGTTCGAGGCCGCCGGCCCCGTCGCGCCACTGCTGGAGCGGATGCGGGCGGTCCGGGAGCGTTTCGGCGCCGATGTCGCCGGGTGCACCGCGGCGGCGCCACCGAAGGGCGAGGTCCCGCCGAAGTACCGCGACACCCCGATCGGCGCGGCTCAGGGCGTCGCGCTGCTGCACGTGTACGAGGAGCTGGCCCAGCACCGCGGCCACCTCGACCTCACCCGCGACGTGCTGCTCGGACCCGGCGGGAAAACCGGGTAG
- a CDS encoding Imm1 family immunity protein yields the protein MATTGDRRTGYDLTSVPAETVLAALRAAVPPSVTAGVVWWIYAGQGPGTPHLVVGLRGERGALVWQENGATHLPADGAGAASADYFSLQGGHFPQPAGSEVPAELVLRAVEEFGRTRVRPECVTWKLP from the coding sequence ATGGCCACCACGGGTGATCGGCGGACGGGGTACGACCTCACGAGCGTCCCCGCCGAGACGGTGCTCGCCGCGCTGCGGGCAGCCGTGCCGCCGTCGGTCACGGCGGGGGTCGTCTGGTGGATCTACGCCGGTCAGGGCCCTGGGACCCCCCACCTCGTCGTCGGCCTGCGCGGCGAGCGCGGCGCCCTGGTGTGGCAGGAGAACGGCGCCACGCACCTGCCCGCCGACGGCGCCGGCGCCGCGTCCGCCGACTACTTCAGCCTGCAAGGCGGCCACTTCCCGCAGCCCGCGGGCAGTGAGGTGCCGGCCGAACTCGTGCTCCGCGCGGTGGAGGAGTTCGGCCGGACCCGGGTCCGGCCGGAGTGCGTCACCTGGAAGCTGCCCTGA
- a CDS encoding MFS transporter has translation MTTLANSPRLDRKAWGVLALTLVFWVADGYDTFVLLITARPTLTELLPHDQLPHLTTYQGYLVAITLAGWATGGIVGGVLGDRLGRRRTMIVAVAVYSVFTACSALSGNWWIFGLTRFLTGLGIGAEWGVGTSLLQEVWPERWRARGAGLLQAGFSVGGVLVSGLWVLLGSTLGLSWRWMYLFGVIPLVVVLLVRRSIPESPRWAAQRKRKVGLGELLAPGVRRNFLGALAVSIAITGGWWAVSSFLPSFVGGLVDDPKRIAFYTGWAGALYNLGEIAGCILLGFLAESWGRKLTIQVYFAGCVAIVPIVFLLVHDAATATWLQLIAGFLTGGVYSWYTVHTPELFSTSIRATAISVVFSGSRYLAMAGAVLIGPLASAVGGFGHAAAIFAPIYLLGMLAVLFLPETKGKPLPD, from the coding sequence ATGACCACACTGGCCAACTCGCCGCGGCTCGACCGCAAGGCGTGGGGCGTGCTGGCGCTGACCCTGGTGTTCTGGGTCGCCGACGGCTACGACACATTCGTGCTGCTGATCACCGCGCGGCCGACGCTCACCGAGCTGCTGCCGCACGACCAGCTGCCGCACCTTACGACGTACCAGGGTTACCTGGTCGCCATCACGCTCGCGGGCTGGGCGACGGGCGGCATCGTGGGCGGCGTGCTCGGCGACCGGCTGGGCCGGCGGCGGACCATGATCGTGGCGGTCGCCGTGTACAGCGTCTTCACGGCGTGCTCGGCGTTGTCCGGGAACTGGTGGATCTTCGGGCTCACGCGGTTCCTGACCGGGCTCGGGATCGGCGCCGAGTGGGGCGTGGGCACTTCGCTGCTGCAGGAGGTGTGGCCGGAGCGCTGGCGGGCCCGGGGCGCCGGCCTGCTGCAGGCCGGGTTCTCCGTCGGCGGCGTGCTCGTGTCGGGCCTGTGGGTGCTGCTCGGCTCGACGCTCGGGCTGTCGTGGCGCTGGATGTACCTGTTCGGCGTGATTCCGCTCGTCGTGGTGCTGCTCGTGCGCCGCAGCATCCCCGAATCCCCGCGCTGGGCGGCGCAACGCAAGCGAAAAGTCGGGCTCGGCGAGCTGCTGGCGCCCGGCGTGCGGCGCAATTTCCTGGGCGCGCTGGCGGTTTCGATCGCGATCACCGGCGGCTGGTGGGCGGTGAGCTCCTTCCTGCCCAGCTTCGTCGGCGGCCTCGTCGACGATCCGAAGCGGATCGCGTTCTACACGGGCTGGGCCGGGGCGCTGTACAACCTCGGCGAGATCGCGGGCTGCATCCTGCTCGGGTTCCTCGCCGAGAGCTGGGGCCGCAAGCTCACGATCCAGGTGTACTTCGCCGGGTGCGTGGCGATCGTGCCCATCGTGTTCCTGCTGGTGCACGACGCGGCGACCGCGACGTGGCTGCAGCTGATCGCCGGGTTCCTCACCGGTGGCGTGTACAGCTGGTACACCGTGCACACGCCGGAGCTGTTCTCCACGTCGATCCGCGCGACGGCGATCAGCGTGGTGTTCAGCGGTTCGCGTTACCTCGCCATGGCCGGCGCCGTGCTGATCGGCCCGCTGGCCTCGGCCGTGGGCGGCTTCGGCCACGCCGCCGCGATCTTCGCCCCGATCTACCTGCTCGGCATGCTCGCCGTGCTGTTCCTGCCCGAGACCAAGGGCAAACCCCTGCCGGACTGA
- a CDS encoding ABC transporter substrate-binding protein — translation MRLRKALVAPVVVLAAAALATACSGGSSSSGGGTPTEGGTAVFAESPGTQPNWIFPFVDSAHNSGYATGDLQQLMYRELYWFGDAGGSTGVNTRKSLADPPVFSDNNTKVVINVKPYKWSNGETVNAKDVVFWMNMMFAEKANWYGYVPGQFPDNVKSATATGPQQVTLQLTDSYSPTWFTGQELAQIAPLPMAWDKTSDSAAAGSGGCADDRAKCDAVYKYLFNKSKDLSTYATDPLWQVVDGPWHLTSFDAEGNISYDPNPKYSGPDKPHLAHYKMQPFTSTSAEFNTLRSGRTISVGGVQGADLPQKKASEKLPATNPLQANYNLVPAAAWGWSSTILNMDNPKYGAVFKQLYVRQAFQQTLDQVTDVNVAYRGYATVTTGPVPINPDNSYVTDAERGAGPYPFDKAKAKSLLTSHGWTLQNGAMTCTAPGTAPNQCGAGVAAGTRLELTLQYSTGNPAYGRIMQQWKSDAAEAGIVFDLKGQEFNALLGDVSDCHGSGPACDWQLGYFGYQQYNAVPTGDQLLLPGSTGNIGNYDDPQLDKLINATLHSDDKNAFAAYEDYATKTLPGQINMPLRGPMEVVAKDLGGVSFPAVQTARSPEDWYFTK, via the coding sequence ATGAGACTGCGCAAGGCACTCGTGGCGCCGGTGGTGGTGCTGGCCGCGGCCGCGCTCGCCACCGCGTGCAGCGGCGGGAGCTCGAGCTCGGGCGGCGGCACGCCGACCGAAGGCGGCACGGCCGTCTTCGCCGAATCACCGGGCACCCAGCCGAACTGGATCTTCCCGTTCGTGGACTCGGCGCACAACAGCGGTTACGCCACGGGTGACCTGCAGCAGCTGATGTACCGCGAGCTGTACTGGTTCGGCGACGCAGGTGGCAGCACCGGCGTCAACACCCGCAAGAGCCTCGCGGACCCGCCCGTGTTCAGCGACAACAACACCAAGGTGGTGATCAACGTCAAGCCGTACAAGTGGTCCAACGGCGAGACGGTGAACGCCAAGGACGTGGTGTTCTGGATGAACATGATGTTCGCGGAGAAGGCCAACTGGTACGGCTACGTGCCGGGCCAGTTCCCGGACAACGTGAAGTCCGCGACGGCGACCGGGCCGCAGCAGGTGACGTTGCAGCTCACCGACTCGTACTCGCCGACGTGGTTCACCGGTCAGGAGCTCGCGCAGATCGCGCCGCTGCCGATGGCGTGGGACAAGACGTCGGACTCCGCGGCGGCGGGCAGCGGCGGCTGCGCGGACGACCGCGCGAAGTGCGACGCGGTGTACAAGTACTTGTTCAACAAGAGCAAGGACCTCTCGACCTACGCCACGGATCCGCTGTGGCAGGTCGTGGACGGGCCGTGGCACCTCACGTCGTTCGACGCCGAGGGCAACATCAGCTACGACCCGAACCCGAAGTACAGCGGGCCGGACAAGCCGCACCTGGCGCACTACAAGATGCAGCCGTTCACGAGCACCAGCGCGGAGTTCAACACGCTGCGCAGCGGCCGGACCATCTCCGTCGGCGGCGTGCAGGGCGCGGATCTGCCGCAGAAGAAGGCGAGCGAGAAGCTGCCGGCGACGAACCCGTTGCAGGCCAACTACAACCTCGTGCCCGCCGCGGCGTGGGGCTGGAGCTCGACGATCCTGAACATGGACAACCCGAAGTACGGCGCGGTGTTCAAGCAGCTGTACGTCCGGCAGGCGTTCCAGCAGACCCTGGACCAGGTGACGGACGTCAACGTCGCCTACCGCGGCTACGCCACCGTGACCACCGGGCCGGTGCCGATCAACCCCGACAACTCCTACGTGACCGACGCCGAGCGCGGCGCGGGCCCGTACCCGTTCGACAAGGCGAAGGCGAAGTCCTTGCTGACGTCGCACGGCTGGACCCTGCAGAACGGCGCCATGACGTGCACCGCGCCCGGCACCGCCCCGAACCAGTGCGGCGCCGGCGTCGCGGCGGGCACCCGGCTGGAGCTCACTTTGCAGTACTCCACGGGCAATCCCGCGTACGGGCGGATCATGCAGCAGTGGAAGTCGGACGCCGCCGAGGCGGGCATCGTGTTCGACCTGAAGGGCCAGGAGTTCAACGCGCTGCTGGGCGACGTCAGCGACTGCCACGGCTCCGGCCCCGCGTGCGACTGGCAGCTGGGCTACTTCGGGTACCAGCAGTACAACGCCGTGCCCACCGGTGACCAGCTGCTGCTCCCCGGCTCCACCGGCAACATCGGCAACTACGACGACCCGCAGCTGGACAAGCTCATCAACGCCACGCTCCACAGCGACGACAAGAACGCCTTCGCCGCCTACGAGGACTACGCGACGAAGACCCTGCCGGGCCAGATCAACATGCCCCTGCGCGGCCCGATGGAGGTCGTCGCGAAGGACCTCGGCGGCGTCTCGTTCCCGGCCGTGCAGACGGCGCGCAGCCCTGAGGACTGGTACTTCACGAAGTAG
- a CDS encoding YciI family protein, which produces MTKYMVMQTYSGGEACDVPMSEWSPEDIRAHIAFQRALNEELADQGGLVDAQGLAGPEAAKKVVSGGAGGTVVTDGPFTESKELLAGYRIIDVDSEERALEIAARLSAAPGLGGTPIRQPIEVRQVMSAPA; this is translated from the coding sequence ATGACGAAGTACATGGTGATGCAGACGTACTCGGGCGGCGAGGCCTGCGACGTGCCGATGAGCGAGTGGTCCCCCGAGGACATCCGGGCGCACATCGCGTTCCAGCGGGCGCTGAACGAGGAGCTCGCCGACCAGGGCGGGCTGGTGGACGCGCAGGGGCTGGCCGGGCCGGAGGCGGCGAAGAAGGTCGTGTCCGGCGGCGCAGGCGGGACCGTGGTGACCGACGGGCCGTTCACGGAGAGCAAGGAGCTGCTCGCGGGGTACCGGATCATCGACGTCGACTCGGAGGAGCGGGCGCTCGAGATCGCCGCGCGGCTCTCGGCGGCGCCCGGGCTCGGGGGTACGCCGATCCGCCAGCCGATCGAGGTCCGCCAGGTGATGAGCGCGCCGGCCTGA
- a CDS encoding YrdB family protein — protein MIETVWRWGNLGLAFLLELAAIVALGYWGFHAGESTAGKLLLGLGAPAVGIGLWALFAAPTAKLHTPLLYALTVVVVVGGAGAGLWFSGLRTLGLLLPTLFVANLAVVKLMHLDAATALRAASR, from the coding sequence GTGATCGAGACCGTGTGGCGCTGGGGAAACCTGGGCCTGGCTTTCCTGCTGGAGCTGGCCGCGATCGTCGCGCTGGGGTACTGGGGGTTCCACGCGGGGGAGTCCACCGCGGGCAAGCTGCTGCTCGGACTGGGTGCGCCCGCCGTGGGCATCGGCCTGTGGGCCCTGTTCGCCGCGCCGACCGCGAAGCTGCACACGCCGCTGCTCTACGCGCTCACCGTCGTCGTGGTGGTCGGGGGTGCCGGCGCGGGCCTGTGGTTCTCGGGCTTGCGAACGCTCGGGCTCCTGTTGCCCACGCTGTTCGTCGCGAACCTCGCCGTGGTGAAGCTGATGCACCTCGACGCCGCGACGGCGCTCAGGGCAGCTTCCAGGTGA